A single window of Anaerocolumna chitinilytica DNA harbors:
- the rpsL gene encoding 30S ribosomal protein S12 — translation MPTFNQLVRKGRKTVEKKSTSPALQKGFNSLNKRSTDVSSPQKRGVCTAVRTATPKKPNSALRKIARVRLSNGIEVTSYIPGEGHNLQEHSVVLIRGGRVKDLPGTRYHIVRGTLDTAGVAKRRQARSKYGAKRPKAGK, via the coding sequence ATGCCTACATTTAATCAATTAGTTAGAAAAGGTAGAAAGACGGTTGAGAAGAAATCAACTTCTCCTGCTCTTCAAAAAGGATTTAACTCCTTAAATAAGAGATCTACTGATGTGTCCTCACCCCAGAAGAGAGGTGTTTGTACAGCAGTTAGAACAGCAACTCCTAAGAAGCCTAACTCAGCTCTTAGAAAAATCGCCAGAGTTCGTCTTTCTAACGGAATCGAAGTAACTAGCTATATCCCCGGAGAAGGCCACAACCTTCAGGAGCATAGTGTTGTTCTGATCAGAGGTGGAAGGGTTAAGGATTTACCCGGTACTCGTTACCACATCGTCAGAGGTACACTTGATACAGCAGGTGTTGCTAAGAGAAGACAGGCTCGTTCCAAGTATGGAGCTAAGAGACCTAAAGCAGGTAAATAA
- the rpsG gene encoding 30S ribosomal protein S7, with product MPRKGHIQKRDVLADPIYKSKTVTKLINNIMLDGKRGTAQKIVYGAFERVAEKTGKEATEVFEDAMNNIMPVLEVKARRIGGATYQVPIEVRPDRRQALALRWLTLYSRKRGEKTMEEKLANEILDASNNTGSAVKKKEDMHKMADANKAFAHYRW from the coding sequence GTGCCACGTAAAGGACATATACAGAAAAGAGATGTATTGGCAGATCCTATTTACAAGAGTAAGACTGTAACCAAGCTTATCAATAACATTATGTTAGATGGTAAGAGAGGAACTGCACAGAAGATTGTGTACGGAGCCTTTGAAAGAGTAGCTGAGAAGACAGGTAAAGAAGCTACTGAAGTTTTCGAAGATGCTATGAATAACATCATGCCGGTTCTTGAAGTAAAAGCAAGACGTATCGGTGGTGCTACCTATCAGGTACCAATCGAAGTAAGACCTGACAGAAGACAGGCTTTAGCGCTTCGTTGGTTAACACTCTACTCACGTAAAAGAGGAGAGAAGACCATGGAAGAGAAGTTAGCTAATGAGATTTTAGATGCTTCTAATAACACAGGTTCTGCTGTTAAGAAGAAAGAAGATATGCATAAGATGGCTGACGCTAATAAGGCATTTGCACATTATCGCTGGTAA
- the fusA gene encoding elongation factor G, with protein MAGREYPLERTRNIGIMAHIDAGKTTLTERILYYTGVNYKIGDTHEGTATMDWMEQEQERGITITSAATTCHWTQELEHQPLPGALAHRINIIDTPGHVDFTVEVERSLRVLDSAVGVFCAKGGVEPQSETVWRQADKYHVPRMAFVNKMDISGADFYNVISMIKSRLGKNPVAIQLPIGKEDEFKGIIDLFEMKAYFYNDDKGDDISITEIPADLLEQAETYRAAMIESICETDDELLEKFLEGEEPSTVELKKALRNATIATTIIPVTCGSAYRNKGVQKLLDAVIEYLPAPTDIPDIKGVDEDGNEVHRKSSDEEPFAALAFKIMADPFVGKLAFFRVYSGTLNSGSYVLNSTKNKKERVGRILQMHANKREDLEKVYSGDIAAAVGLKSTTTGDTICDEKFPVILESMEFPEPVIEVSIEPKTKAGQDKMGESLAKLAEEDPTFRTYTNEETGQTIIAGMGELHLEIIVDRLLREFKVEANVGAPQVAYKETFTKSVEVDSKYAKQSGGRGQYGHCKVRFEPMDANAEKTFEFVSSVVGGAIPKEYIPAVGAGIEEASKAGILGGYPVLGIKATVYDGSYHEVDSNEMAFKIAGSMAFKDAMQKAGAVLLEPIMRVEVTVPEEYMGDVIGDISSRRGRIEGSEDINGTKLIRGFVPLSEMFGYSTSLRSRTQGRGAYSMFFSNYDPVPKNVQEKVLAAKSKN; from the coding sequence TTGGCTGGAAGAGAATACCCGTTAGAAAGAACCAGAAACATCGGTATCATGGCACATATTGATGCCGGTAAGACTACACTTACAGAGCGTATCTTATATTATACCGGAGTTAATTATAAAATCGGTGATACTCATGAAGGAACTGCTACCATGGACTGGATGGAGCAGGAACAGGAAAGAGGTATCACAATTACTTCTGCTGCTACAACCTGTCATTGGACACAGGAACTTGAGCATCAGCCCTTACCTGGAGCCCTTGCCCATCGTATCAATATCATTGATACACCGGGACACGTTGACTTTACAGTAGAAGTTGAGCGTTCCTTACGCGTACTCGATAGTGCCGTTGGCGTATTTTGCGCTAAAGGCGGTGTTGAGCCTCAGTCTGAAACTGTATGGCGTCAGGCTGACAAGTATCACGTACCCAGAATGGCTTTCGTTAATAAGATGGACATCTCCGGTGCTGACTTCTACAATGTAATCAGCATGATCAAATCAAGACTTGGTAAGAATCCTGTAGCTATCCAGTTACCTATTGGTAAAGAGGATGAGTTTAAAGGTATTATCGACTTATTTGAAATGAAAGCTTATTTCTATAATGATGATAAAGGTGATGATATCAGCATCACTGAAATACCTGCAGATTTACTTGAGCAGGCAGAAACTTACAGAGCAGCTATGATCGAATCCATTTGCGAGACTGATGATGAGTTGCTTGAGAAGTTCTTAGAAGGTGAAGAACCTTCAACCGTTGAATTAAAGAAAGCTCTTAGAAATGCAACCATTGCAACTACCATTATTCCTGTAACTTGCGGTTCCGCATACAGAAATAAAGGTGTTCAGAAGTTACTGGATGCCGTTATCGAATACCTTCCTGCTCCTACCGATATCCCTGATATCAAAGGTGTGGATGAAGACGGTAACGAAGTACACAGAAAATCTTCTGATGAAGAGCCTTTTGCAGCTCTTGCATTTAAGATTATGGCCGATCCTTTCGTAGGTAAGCTTGCATTCTTCCGTGTTTACTCCGGTACATTAAATTCCGGTTCCTACGTTCTTAACTCAACAAAGAACAAGAAAGAACGTGTTGGCCGTATCTTACAGATGCATGCTAACAAGAGAGAAGACCTGGAGAAAGTATATTCAGGAGATATTGCAGCAGCAGTTGGTTTAAAGAGCACCACAACAGGTGACACTATCTGTGATGAAAAATTCCCTGTAATTCTTGAATCCATGGAATTCCCTGAACCTGTTATCGAGGTTTCTATCGAGCCTAAGACAAAAGCAGGTCAGGATAAGATGGGTGAATCTTTAGCGAAATTAGCAGAAGAAGATCCTACCTTCAGAACTTACACCAATGAAGAAACCGGACAGACAATTATTGCCGGTATGGGTGAGCTCCATCTTGAAATTATCGTAGACAGACTTCTGCGTGAATTTAAGGTAGAGGCTAATGTAGGTGCTCCTCAGGTTGCTTACAAAGAAACCTTTACAAAATCTGTTGAAGTTGACTCTAAATATGCTAAGCAGTCCGGTGGACGTGGACAGTACGGTCACTGTAAAGTTCGCTTTGAGCCTATGGATGCTAATGCAGAAAAGACTTTTGAATTCGTATCAAGCGTTGTAGGTGGAGCTATTCCGAAGGAATACATCCCTGCAGTAGGTGCCGGTATCGAAGAAGCTTCCAAAGCCGGAATCCTTGGCGGATATCCCGTACTTGGTATTAAAGCTACTGTATACGATGGTTCCTACCATGAAGTTGACTCCAACGAAATGGCATTTAAGATTGCCGGTTCCATGGCATTTAAAGATGCGATGCAAAAAGCAGGCGCTGTTTTATTAGAGCCTATCATGAGAGTAGAAGTAACAGTTCCCGAGGAATATATGGGTGATGTTATCGGAGATATCAGCTCACGCCGCGGACGTATCGAAGGCTCTGAAGATATCAATGGTACAAAGCTTATCAGAGGTTTTGTTCCCCTCTCAGAAATGTTTGGATATTCCACTTCCCTTCGTTCCAGAACACAGGGCCGTGGTGCTTATTCCATGTTCTTCTCCAACTACGATCCCGTTCCTAAGAACGTACAGGAAAAGGTACTTGCAGCAAAGAGTAAGAACTAG
- the tuf gene encoding elongation factor Tu, translating to MAKAKFERNKPHCNIGTIGHVDHGKTTLTAAITKTLHERLGTGQAVAFDQIDKAPEERERGITISTAHVEYESKARHYAHVDCPGHADYVKNMITGAAQMDGAILVVAATDGVMAQTKEHILLSRQVGVPYIVVFMNKCDMVDDPELLELVEMEIRELLSEYEFPGDDTPIIQGSALKALEDPAGPWGDKIIELFDAVDSWIPDPQRETDKPFLMPVEDVFSITGRGTVATGRVERGVLHVSEEVEIVGIKEETRKVVVTGIEMFRKLLDEAQAGDNIGALLRGVQRNEIERGQVLCKPGSIKCHKKFTAQVYVLTKDEGGRHTPFFNNYRPQFYFRTTDVTGVCNLPEGVEMCMPGDNIEMTIELIHPIAMEQGLGFAIREGGRTVGSGKVATIIA from the coding sequence ATGGCTAAAGCTAAGTTTGAAAGAAACAAACCCCATTGTAATATTGGTACCATCGGACATGTTGACCATGGTAAGACTACTTTAACAGCTGCTATCACAAAGACTCTTCACGAGAGATTAGGTACTGGTCAGGCAGTAGCATTTGATCAGATCGATAAAGCTCCCGAAGAAAGAGAAAGAGGTATCACAATCTCTACAGCTCACGTTGAGTATGAGTCAAAAGCAAGACACTATGCTCACGTTGACTGCCCTGGACATGCCGATTATGTAAAGAACATGATCACTGGTGCTGCTCAGATGGATGGTGCTATTCTTGTAGTTGCTGCTACTGATGGTGTTATGGCTCAGACAAAAGAGCACATTCTTTTATCCCGTCAGGTAGGTGTTCCTTACATCGTAGTATTCATGAACAAGTGTGATATGGTTGATGATCCTGAATTACTTGAATTAGTAGAGATGGAAATCAGAGAATTATTAAGCGAGTATGAATTCCCTGGCGATGACACCCCTATTATTCAGGGTTCTGCTTTAAAAGCTCTTGAAGATCCTGCAGGTCCTTGGGGCGATAAGATTATTGAATTATTTGACGCAGTTGACAGCTGGATTCCCGATCCTCAGAGAGAAACAGACAAGCCTTTCTTAATGCCTGTTGAAGATGTTTTCTCTATTACAGGACGTGGTACTGTTGCTACAGGACGTGTTGAGCGTGGTGTTCTTCATGTATCTGAAGAAGTTGAAATCGTTGGTATCAAAGAAGAAACACGTAAAGTTGTTGTTACTGGTATCGAAATGTTCAGAAAACTTCTTGATGAGGCTCAGGCTGGTGATAATATCGGTGCACTTCTTCGTGGTGTTCAGAGAAACGAAATCGAAAGAGGACAGGTTCTTTGCAAACCCGGCTCAATCAAATGCCACAAGAAATTCACAGCTCAGGTTTACGTATTAACAAAAGATGAAGGTGGACGTCATACTCCTTTCTTCAACAACTACAGACCTCAGTTCTATTTCAGAACAACAGACGTTACAGGCGTTTGCAACCTTCCTGAAGGTGTAGAAATGTGTATGCCTGGCGATAATATCGAAATGACTATCGAATTAATCCATCCTATCGCTATGGAGCAAGGTTTAGGCTTCGCTATCCGTGAAGGTGGACGTACAGTAGGTTCCGGTAAAGTTGCTACTATCATTGCTTAA
- a CDS encoding histidine phosphatase family protein produces the protein MKTIITIQHTQSIHHTNGMIGSWTDWDLSELGKQQAENIGKKISIELQGRNIAMYSSDLARAKQTAEIVGKHLDVVPSFEMALRERNLGKCVGKSVQWLKDNIECQEKTIDDRMFSDAESRRDEWNRLLPLFGHIISSKDENIIIVSHGDLLSVFNAMWLGLGVETLNQFELFGLAGGVSYMFQNNEGKRFIKRLSDMSYIA, from the coding sequence ATGAAAACAATTATTACAATTCAACACACTCAATCAATTCATCATACTAACGGTATGATTGGCTCTTGGACAGATTGGGATTTATCTGAATTGGGTAAACAGCAAGCAGAGAACATTGGTAAGAAGATTTCTATAGAATTACAAGGAAGAAACATTGCTATGTATTCTTCTGACTTGGCAAGAGCAAAGCAAACAGCCGAAATTGTGGGAAAACATTTAGATGTTGTCCCGTCTTTTGAGATGGCATTAAGGGAACGTAATCTCGGAAAGTGTGTAGGGAAATCTGTACAATGGCTTAAAGATAACATTGAATGTCAAGAAAAAACGATTGATGATAGAATGTTTTCAGATGCAGAAAGTCGTAGAGATGAGTGGAATAGATTACTTCCACTTTTTGGGCATATAATTTCAAGCAAAGATGAAAACATTATTATTGTATCACATGGAGATTTATTGAGTGTTTTTAATGCGATGTGGCTTGGATTAGGAGTTGAAACACTTAATCAGTTTGAATTATTTGGTTTAGCAGGCGGAGTGAGCTATATGTTCCAAAATAATGAAGGAAAACGCTTTATAAAGAGATTAAGCGATATGTCATATATAGCATAA
- a CDS encoding EAL domain-containing protein: MYGSIYGSIYFIGLLISFILLFLLYRVKAVKLAKYLFIGDLILSFWIAMETLSYFIMSADLALLFQKYKLISAIFIPPICMAFAVEYHNAKYKSLLFKLAFFIIPVCSLLSLLTNRFPYKFISNPKIEYIDHIPSYTYHVNAGFRIHTYYSYIVILLVCIMFLIRTIHSPQMYKRQNLFICIGSFLGFLMNFLVLSLTFGSTFIDLTSLCILFTIIVMYWGIFRFPRTALVPKAKNLFLENISDVTIILDANDTIIDMNPAAIDFVLNNNNLSTLSYSVASTNFTGLKLQELYKLFPALLPLNTVSENASSITFHFKDKTLYYNAEQTPILDKDQFLIGKLIILHNITEIQKYINNLKVLNNDLILSDRIIDSALEGVLITDTNGVIVKTNKSFQKMSGYTDQELLGKNPRIFKSGKHDLLFYKNMWDSLIANGYWNGEVWNRSKNGNVYPEWKSVTALHNSDGSVQNYISISTDISQLKETEEALHNLAYYDELTGLANKNYFYEKLRERIEIPDKQTGFALLLMDLDGFKLINDSLGHTAGDVLLKEVSMRLQLNLGNNCSVYRFGGDEFVILIETISDSIDAVKVAQSFIEMMETPFLILERQIILGISIGITIAHKNSYNIDELVRRADAAMYAAKEAGKNRYAFFSEEIDKKNHDTLDMQTQLKSALDKKEFRLYLQPQVSSQDGKYVITGAEALIRWRTLDGKIYTPDKFIPVSESNGMIIPIGNWIVDEIFRIDKLLKEQDIDIKLSINVSSKQLEDNSLLYKIKDMYQNNALQRINLVIEITESILLQDIDKAIEVLNEIKSMGIGISLDDFGTGFSSLSYLTRLPLDYIKIDKSFIDDFAKPNTTNLTANIIAIAKTLNLKTVAEGVETLEQVNKLIEEKCDQLQGYYFNRPLDIPDFIEYANSMKQ; this comes from the coding sequence ATGTACGGATCAATTTACGGATCAATCTATTTTATTGGCTTACTTATTTCATTTATACTTTTGTTTTTACTTTATAGAGTGAAAGCAGTCAAACTTGCGAAGTATCTGTTTATTGGAGATCTTATACTTTCTTTTTGGATTGCTATGGAGACTCTAAGTTATTTTATTATGTCTGCTGACCTTGCTCTTCTTTTTCAGAAGTACAAACTTATCAGTGCAATTTTTATACCACCGATCTGCATGGCATTTGCAGTTGAATATCACAATGCGAAGTATAAATCCCTCCTCTTCAAATTAGCCTTTTTTATTATACCGGTATGTTCCCTCCTGTCGTTATTAACAAACAGATTCCCGTATAAATTTATATCAAACCCCAAAATTGAGTATATAGATCATATTCCATCCTATACATATCATGTAAATGCCGGTTTTCGTATTCATACTTATTATTCCTATATTGTTATCCTCCTTGTATGTATTATGTTTTTGATTCGAACAATTCATTCCCCGCAGATGTATAAGCGTCAGAATCTGTTTATATGTATTGGTTCTTTCCTGGGCTTTCTTATGAACTTTCTGGTTTTAAGCCTAACTTTCGGTTCAACCTTTATTGATTTAACCTCATTATGTATACTTTTCACCATTATTGTGATGTATTGGGGAATCTTTCGGTTTCCCAGGACAGCTTTGGTTCCGAAAGCGAAAAATTTATTTTTGGAAAATATCAGTGATGTTACCATTATATTAGACGCAAATGATACGATAATTGACATGAATCCTGCTGCAATTGATTTTGTCTTAAACAATAATAATTTATCAACCCTTTCGTATTCCGTAGCAAGTACGAACTTTACCGGGCTGAAGCTCCAGGAACTATATAAGTTATTTCCTGCACTTCTACCACTTAACACCGTCAGCGAGAATGCCAGCAGCATAACTTTTCATTTTAAAGATAAAACCTTATACTATAACGCCGAGCAAACACCGATCCTGGATAAAGACCAATTTCTGATTGGGAAATTGATAATATTACACAACATAACAGAAATACAAAAGTATATTAATAATCTAAAAGTCCTTAATAATGATCTTATCTTATCCGACCGAATTATTGACTCTGCATTAGAGGGTGTACTAATTACGGATACCAATGGTGTCATTGTAAAGACAAATAAATCCTTTCAAAAAATGTCCGGTTATACAGATCAGGAGCTCTTAGGTAAAAATCCCCGGATATTCAAATCCGGCAAGCATGATTTATTATTTTATAAAAACATGTGGGATAGTTTGATTGCCAACGGCTATTGGAACGGCGAAGTCTGGAACCGAAGCAAAAACGGAAACGTGTATCCGGAATGGAAATCAGTAACCGCTTTACATAATTCTGACGGATCCGTGCAGAATTATATATCGATCTCGACAGATATCAGTCAGTTAAAAGAAACAGAAGAAGCTCTGCACAATCTGGCATACTATGATGAACTTACCGGGTTAGCCAATAAAAATTACTTCTATGAAAAACTCCGTGAACGTATTGAGATTCCTGACAAACAGACAGGTTTTGCATTATTGCTTATGGATTTGGACGGATTTAAGTTAATCAATGATTCACTGGGCCATACGGCAGGAGATGTTCTGTTAAAAGAGGTTTCCATGAGACTTCAGCTTAACCTTGGTAATAACTGCTCTGTTTACCGGTTCGGCGGTGATGAATTTGTTATATTAATTGAGACAATTAGTGATTCGATTGACGCTGTAAAAGTAGCACAAAGTTTTATTGAAATGATGGAAACTCCTTTTCTTATACTGGAACGGCAGATTATTCTGGGTATAAGCATTGGAATCACGATAGCTCATAAAAATAGCTATAATATAGATGAACTTGTAAGAAGAGCCGATGCTGCCATGTATGCAGCAAAGGAAGCCGGCAAAAACCGATATGCTTTCTTTTCAGAGGAAATAGATAAAAAAAATCACGATACACTTGATATGCAAACACAATTAAAGTCAGCTCTTGACAAGAAAGAGTTCCGTTTATACCTACAGCCTCAGGTTAGTTCTCAGGACGGCAAATATGTTATTACCGGCGCGGAGGCTTTAATACGTTGGAGAACACTGGATGGAAAAATCTATACTCCTGATAAGTTTATACCAGTATCCGAAAGTAATGGTATGATTATCCCCATAGGTAATTGGATTGTAGATGAAATCTTTCGAATCGATAAACTGTTAAAAGAACAGGATATTGATATTAAATTGTCTATCAATGTCTCATCTAAGCAATTAGAAGATAACAGTCTACTCTATAAAATAAAAGATATGTATCAGAATAATGCTTTACAACGCATTAATCTTGTAATTGAGATAACAGAAAGCATTCTTCTGCAGGATATTGATAAGGCAATCGAAGTACTAAATGAGATCAAAAGTATGGGTATAGGAATTTCCCTGGATGATTTCGGAACAGGCTTTTCCTCCCTCAGTTATCTAACACGCTTACCTCTTGACTATATCAAAATAGATAAATCCTTCATCGATGACTTTGCAAAGCCGAATACTACTAATTTGACTGCAAATATCATAGCCATTGCCAAAACTTTGAATCTTAAAACAGTTGCAGAAGGGGTAGAAACCTTAGAACAGGTAAATAAATTAATAGAAGAGAAATGTGATCAGTTACAAGGTTATTATTTTAATAGGCCTCTTGATATTCCTGACTTTATTGAATATGCGAATAGTATGAAACAATAA
- a CDS encoding PucR family transcriptional regulator → MAIAVSKLYRNCASLYQMQLLAGHKGLGNLVEWVHIVEDQEVSSFLHGHELIFIAGYMCHNNEWLLNFTKELYKSDTSAFVINLGPYIKSVPKEVVDFCNEVDMPLFTIPWKIRLVDVTRDFCTRIMHNESVEASVASTLKDIIFKVGDPETQIQHMERNGYKRDCHLCFVNISLNNEDVNYSTENMEKLKLFVEQIARTSQRMFISFTYQSNLIVVLSESDMYNVRKFVDDLVSLIRKKTDKFTVNIGVSSIMQGFLNQDINFENAVSSNEMAQKRKVRTAYYDELDIYKVLLAVKDKKILRNFYQEVFGKLEQYDMENGSDLMGFLHAYLENNGSPRLVSEEQFIHRNTVNNQIKKIEKITGYNILNLEEKVRFSIGFMIQDII, encoded by the coding sequence ATGGCGATTGCAGTTAGTAAGCTTTACCGGAATTGTGCATCACTTTATCAGATGCAGCTTCTTGCAGGACATAAGGGCTTAGGTAATTTGGTAGAGTGGGTGCATATTGTAGAAGACCAGGAGGTTTCCTCCTTTTTACATGGCCATGAGCTGATATTTATTGCAGGATATATGTGCCATAATAATGAATGGCTCTTAAATTTTACCAAGGAGCTTTATAAGAGTGATACAAGCGCCTTTGTAATAAATCTTGGGCCGTATATAAAAAGTGTACCAAAGGAGGTAGTTGACTTTTGCAATGAAGTTGACATGCCTCTTTTTACTATTCCCTGGAAGATAAGACTGGTAGATGTAACAAGGGATTTTTGTACCCGCATTATGCATAATGAAAGTGTAGAAGCCAGTGTAGCCTCTACACTAAAAGATATTATTTTCAAAGTGGGAGATCCGGAGACACAGATACAGCACATGGAACGTAATGGTTACAAGCGTGATTGTCACTTGTGTTTTGTAAATATTTCTCTTAATAATGAAGACGTGAACTATAGCACCGAGAATATGGAGAAATTGAAACTTTTTGTGGAACAGATAGCCAGAACCAGCCAGCGGATGTTCATCTCCTTTACCTATCAGTCCAATCTTATAGTAGTCTTATCAGAAAGTGATATGTATAATGTCCGTAAGTTTGTGGATGATTTGGTAAGTCTTATACGAAAAAAGACGGATAAATTCACTGTAAACATTGGAGTAAGCTCCATCATGCAGGGATTTTTGAACCAGGATATTAACTTTGAAAATGCTGTTTCGTCTAATGAAATGGCACAAAAGCGTAAAGTAAGAACTGCTTATTATGATGAGCTGGATATCTACAAGGTACTTCTGGCAGTAAAAGATAAGAAGATACTAAGGAATTTTTATCAGGAAGTCTTTGGCAAGCTTGAACAGTATGATATGGAAAACGGAAGTGATTTAATGGGTTTTCTGCATGCATATCTGGAGAATAACGGCAGTCCAAGACTGGTATCCGAAGAACAGTTCATCCATCGCAACACCGTCAACAACCAGATAAAGAAAATCGAGAAAATTACTGGGTACAACATATTGAATCTGGAGGAGAAGGTGCGCTTTAGTATTGGCTTTATGATACAGGACATAATATGA
- a CDS encoding aminotransferase class III-fold pyridoxal phosphate-dependent enzyme translates to MTGEEVRSMQKEYNLQSWSKQKGLNPIPVEKGEGIYFWDYDGNRYTDMSAQLVNMNVGFGNKAINEAIKEQVDKFCYAAPSYAVEARAQLAKKIIELMPDNMGKVFFTNAGAEANENAIKMARMFTGRFKVFSRYRSYHGSSFGAGNLTGEPRRYPLEPGIPGFIKFFDPYLYREAIDFESEEAATKYYIAKLREQILYEGPGSIAAIVVETITGSNGILIPPKGYLPGLRALCDEFGILLICDEVMAGWGRTGKMFAFENFDIKPDIVTFAKGVTCGYVPLGGVVVSKKIAEYFEDNLLSCGLTYSGHPLACAAGVACVNYYEEVNILDHVSKVAKVLGEALEKIKENHSCVGDVRYIGLFSAVELVKDKKTKEPLVPYGKDSEGIMGKILGKLKEKRFMTYTHENMILVAPPLIITEEQLLEELAKLDEVLTGVDEEFL, encoded by the coding sequence ATGACGGGTGAAGAAGTGAGAAGCATGCAAAAGGAGTATAATCTGCAATCCTGGAGCAAACAAAAAGGACTTAATCCTATTCCGGTGGAAAAAGGAGAAGGAATATACTTTTGGGACTACGATGGAAATCGTTATACAGATATGTCCGCACAGTTGGTAAACATGAATGTCGGTTTTGGTAATAAAGCAATTAATGAAGCAATTAAAGAGCAGGTTGATAAGTTTTGTTATGCGGCTCCTTCCTATGCCGTGGAAGCAAGAGCACAGCTGGCCAAGAAGATTATAGAGTTAATGCCGGATAATATGGGTAAAGTATTCTTTACCAATGCCGGTGCTGAAGCTAATGAGAATGCCATTAAGATGGCGCGGATGTTTACCGGTAGATTCAAGGTCTTCAGCAGATACCGCAGTTACCATGGTTCCTCCTTTGGAGCGGGCAATCTGACCGGTGAACCGAGAAGGTATCCCCTGGAACCGGGGATTCCGGGTTTTATAAAGTTCTTCGATCCTTATCTTTATAGAGAAGCCATTGACTTTGAGTCAGAGGAAGCAGCTACGAAGTATTATATTGCAAAACTACGAGAGCAGATTCTCTATGAAGGACCGGGCAGTATTGCAGCCATTGTAGTTGAAACGATAACCGGCTCCAATGGTATACTGATCCCGCCGAAAGGTTACCTGCCGGGGTTAAGAGCACTTTGCGATGAATTCGGGATCTTATTGATTTGTGATGAAGTAATGGCTGGCTGGGGCAGAACCGGTAAGATGTTTGCCTTCGAGAATTTTGATATAAAGCCTGATATAGTTACCTTCGCAAAAGGTGTCACCTGCGGCTATGTACCTCTTGGCGGTGTGGTCGTAAGTAAGAAAATTGCAGAGTATTTCGAGGATAATCTGCTATCCTGCGGCTTAACTTACAGCGGACATCCACTTGCCTGTGCAGCTGGAGTTGCCTGTGTAAATTATTATGAAGAGGTTAATATCCTGGATCATGTTAGCAAGGTCGCCAAAGTTCTGGGGGAAGCCCTGGAAAAGATAAAGGAAAATCATTCTTGCGTGGGAGATGTTCGCTACATTGGACTTTTCTCCGCGGTAGAACTGGTAAAGGATAAGAAAACGAAAGAACCCCTTGTGCCTTATGGAAAGGATTCGGAAGGTATCATGGGTAAAATCCTTGGTAAACTAAAAGAAAAAAGATTTATGACATATACACATGAGAATATGATTCTTGTGGCACCGCCTTTAATAATCACAGAAGAGCAGCTTCTGGAAGAACTAGCGAAGCTTGATGAAGTACTCACCGGTGTTGATGAAGAGTTTCTATAA